The proteins below come from a single Deltaproteobacteria bacterium genomic window:
- a CDS encoding HEPN domain-containing protein, with amino-acid sequence MRAPPAVVGLRVAHSFAARPHPCHGAGVADAPAIAPTWLEEPEADWRAAQVSLVGAAYNWTCFRAQPAGEDALKAWMYACARTSIVTL; translated from the coding sequence TTTGCGGGTGGCGCACTCGTTTGCGGCTCGCCCCCACCCGTGCCATGGTGCCGGCGTGGCGGATGCTCCAGCGATCGCACCTACCTGGCTCGAAGAACCGGAAGCTGACTGGCGCGCGGCGCAGGTCAGCTTGGTTGGCGCTGCCTACAACTGGACGTGCTTTCGGGCACAGCCGGCGGGCGAAGACGCGCTCAAGGCGTGGATGTATGCCTGTGCTCGAACGTCAATAGTCACACTGTA